From a single Nostoc sp. MS1 genomic region:
- a CDS encoding Mrp/NBP35 family ATP-binding protein gives MYDVLDSQSVLEVLRPVQDPELRKSLVELNMIRNVKIDGGKVSFTLVLTTPACPLREFIVEDCQKAVKKLPGVTDVNVEVTAEMPQQKSLPDRNGVPGVKNIIAISSGKGGVGKSTVAVNVAVALAQTGAKVGLLDADIYGPNDPTMLGLSEAQIVVRSTEKGEVLEPAFNHGVKLVSMGFLIDRDQPVIWRGPMLNGVIRQFLYQVEWGELDYLLVDMPPGTGDAQLTLTQAVPMSGAVIVTTPQTVALLDSRKGLKMFQQMNVSVLGIVENMSYFIPPDMPDKQYDIFGSGGGSKTAAELGVPLLGCVPLEISTRIGGDNGVPIVVADPDSASAKALKAIALAIAGKVSVAALT, from the coding sequence ATGTACGATGTCCTTGATTCACAATCTGTTTTAGAAGTTTTGCGACCAGTGCAAGACCCAGAACTGCGTAAGAGTCTGGTAGAACTAAATATGATTCGCAACGTCAAAATTGACGGTGGGAAAGTAAGCTTCACCTTGGTTTTGACTACACCTGCTTGTCCGTTGCGGGAATTTATTGTGGAAGATTGCCAAAAAGCAGTGAAAAAGCTGCCTGGGGTGACAGATGTCAATGTAGAGGTGACGGCAGAAATGCCTCAACAAAAAAGCTTACCCGATCGCAATGGTGTTCCTGGTGTAAAAAATATTATCGCCATCTCCAGTGGTAAAGGTGGTGTCGGTAAAAGCACTGTGGCGGTAAACGTCGCCGTCGCCCTCGCACAAACAGGGGCAAAAGTTGGTCTGCTGGATGCGGATATCTACGGCCCCAACGATCCCACAATGCTGGGATTATCTGAGGCGCAAATTGTTGTGCGTTCCACAGAAAAAGGCGAAGTCTTAGAACCTGCTTTTAATCATGGTGTCAAATTAGTCTCAATGGGCTTTTTGATCGACCGGGATCAGCCTGTAATTTGGCGGGGGCCAATGTTGAATGGGGTAATTCGTCAGTTTCTCTATCAAGTTGAATGGGGCGAACTCGACTACTTGCTTGTGGATATGCCCCCAGGAACAGGCGATGCCCAATTAACCTTAACTCAGGCTGTACCAATGTCTGGGGCAGTAATTGTCACTACACCGCAAACCGTAGCTTTGTTAGACTCTCGTAAAGGTTTAAAGATGTTCCAGCAAATGAACGTCTCTGTTTTGGGAATAGTAGAAAACATGAGCTACTTTATCCCTCCTGATATGCCAGATAAACAGTACGATATCTTTGGTTCTGGTGGCGGCTCCAAAACAGCAGCAGAATTAGGTGTACCCTTATTAGGCTGTGTACCACTGGAGATTTCCACTAGAATTGGCGGTGATAACGGTGTACCGATCGTAGTTGCTGACCCAGATTCAGCCTCTGCTAAAGCCCTAAAAGCGATCGCTCTAGCAATTGCTGGGAAGGTATCAGTCGCAGCATTAACATAG
- a CDS encoding SRPBCC family protein — MGTWLSKFVHRKRRRFCVSLAQTYREISSASVDELWQKVVDLTDVSWHPLLKSTNVPYGLVPKPGLIYQAVTRFSPIPIRIFVERVNHNELLSIRVMAIPGIEERITYQVESTVCGTCLSYSVTLSGWLSPLIWSLFRPYVDRVARSLVESVEKAALQAVAGKKKSLSDNCFDF; from the coding sequence ATGGGAACGTGGTTATCCAAATTCGTCCACCGTAAACGCCGTCGATTTTGCGTTTCTCTAGCACAAACATATAGAGAAATTAGTTCTGCCTCTGTCGATGAACTGTGGCAGAAAGTAGTAGATTTAACAGATGTTTCTTGGCATCCATTACTTAAAAGTACTAACGTACCCTACGGATTAGTACCCAAGCCCGGATTAATATATCAAGCTGTTACACGCTTTTCACCAATTCCCATTAGAATTTTTGTGGAACGGGTTAACCACAACGAATTATTAAGTATTCGAGTGATGGCTATTCCTGGCATAGAAGAAAGGATCACTTACCAAGTAGAGTCTACAGTCTGTGGAACCTGTTTATCGTATTCAGTTACCCTAAGCGGCTGGTTATCACCACTAATTTGGTCATTGTTCCGTCCTTACGTAGATCGTGTAGCACGTTCTTTAGTAGAATCCGTAGAAAAAGCCGCATTACAAGCCGTCGCAGGGAAGAAAAAAAGCCTAAGCGATAATTGTTTTGATTTTTAG